Proteins from a genomic interval of Polaribacter sejongensis:
- the mtaB gene encoding tRNA (N(6)-L-threonylcarbamoyladenosine(37)-C(2))-methylthiotransferase MtaB produces MNAEKKVAFYTLGCKLNFSETSTIARNFVSEGFNRVDFEEKADVYVINTCSVTDNADKRFKTIVKNALKKNDDAFLIAVGCYAQLKPEELAAVDGVDLVLGATEKFNVTSYINDLTKNNVGEVHSCEISDADFYVGSYSIGDRTRAFLKVQDGCDYKCTYCTIPLARGISRSDTLENVIENAREISSKGIKEIVLTGVNIGDYGKGEFGNKKHEHTFLELVKELDKVDGIHRLRISSIEPNLLRDETIEFVSKSGSFVPHFHIPLQSGSDKLLKKMKRRYLTNTYTNRVTRIKEVMPNACIGVDVIVGFPGETEELFLETYNYLNEMDISYLHVFTYSERPNTEAVHLEGVVPKKVRAKRSKMLRGLSAKKRRAFYESQLGNTLTVLFENENKEGYINGFTENYVKVKTPWNPELVNTLHTITLTEIDEDGLVRFNFENNSVTI; encoded by the coding sequence ATGAATGCAGAAAAAAAAGTTGCCTTTTACACTTTAGGATGCAAATTAAATTTTTCAGAAACGTCTACTATTGCTCGTAATTTTGTGAGCGAAGGTTTTAATCGTGTCGATTTTGAAGAAAAAGCAGACGTGTATGTTATAAATACCTGTTCTGTTACAGATAATGCCGATAAACGCTTTAAAACCATTGTAAAAAATGCTTTAAAGAAAAACGATGATGCTTTCCTAATCGCTGTTGGTTGCTACGCGCAATTAAAACCAGAAGAATTAGCTGCAGTAGATGGTGTCGATTTAGTTTTAGGAGCTACAGAAAAGTTTAATGTTACTAGTTATATAAACGATTTAACTAAAAATAATGTTGGTGAAGTTCACTCATGTGAAATTTCTGATGCAGATTTTTACGTTGGTTCTTATTCAATTGGAGATAGAACACGTGCATTTTTAAAAGTACAAGATGGTTGCGATTATAAATGTACTTATTGTACAATTCCTTTAGCACGTGGAATTTCTAGAAGCGATACTTTAGAAAATGTTATTGAAAATGCCAGAGAAATTTCATCAAAAGGAATTAAAGAAATTGTTTTAACAGGTGTTAATATTGGCGATTATGGTAAAGGTGAATTTGGTAATAAAAAGCACGAACATACGTTTTTAGAACTCGTAAAAGAATTAGATAAAGTAGACGGTATACATCGCTTACGAATTTCATCTATAGAACCTAATTTACTTAGAGATGAAACGATAGAATTTGTATCTAAATCAGGTTCTTTTGTTCCTCATTTTCATATTCCTTTGCAATCTGGTAGTGATAAGTTACTTAAGAAAATGAAACGTAGGTATTTAACCAATACGTACACAAATAGAGTAACAAGAATTAAAGAAGTAATGCCTAACGCTTGTATTGGTGTAGACGTTATAGTTGGTTTTCCTGGAGAAACAGAAGAGCTGTTTTTAGAAACGTACAACTATTTAAACGAAATGGACATTTCTTACTTACATGTTTTTACCTACTCTGAAAGACCAAATACAGAAGCAGTGCATCTAGAAGGTGTCGTGCCTAAAAAAGTACGTGCAAAACGTAGTAAAATGTTGCGTGGTTTATCCGCTAAAAAAAGACGTGCTTTTTATGAAAGTCAGTTAGGAAATACCCTAACCGTTTTATTTGAAAATGAAAATAAAGAAGGGTATATAAACGGTTTTACAGAAAATTACGTTAAAGTTAAAACACCTTGGAACCCAGAGTTAGTAAATACATTACATACTATTACACTTACTGAAATTGATGAAGATGGTTTGGTAAGATTTAATTTTGAAAACAATAGCGTTACAATTTAA
- a CDS encoding alpha/beta hydrolase: MKKIPIYLVPGLAAGPEIFENLELSKDKYDVHYLEWITPIAQEESIANYAMRMSEEVKEENPVLVGVSFGGIMVQEMSKYLDVKKVIIISSVKHHKELPKRFEFVKFTKAYKFFPTKVVSNFEDYAQYFLGKSLKKRADIYKKYLSVRSELYLNWSIGTIIRWEQTKKDQNITHIHGTSDHVFPIKNINNCIQIEGGSHIMIITKAKKLTKIINDTLTS; encoded by the coding sequence ATGAAAAAGATTCCAATATACTTGGTACCTGGTTTAGCAGCTGGACCAGAAATTTTTGAAAACTTAGAATTATCAAAAGATAAATATGACGTTCATTATTTAGAATGGATAACACCCATAGCACAAGAAGAGTCTATTGCTAATTACGCCATGAGAATGAGCGAAGAAGTAAAAGAAGAAAACCCTGTTTTAGTAGGTGTTTCTTTTGGCGGAATTATGGTACAAGAAATGAGTAAATATTTAGATGTTAAAAAAGTTATTATTATATCTAGTGTAAAACACCATAAAGAACTTCCTAAGAGATTTGAATTTGTAAAATTTACAAAAGCTTACAAATTCTTTCCAACAAAAGTTGTTTCAAATTTTGAAGATTATGCGCAATATTTTTTAGGAAAATCGTTAAAGAAGAGAGCCGATATTTACAAAAAGTACCTTTCTGTTAGAAGTGAACTGTATTTAAACTGGTCTATTGGCACCATTATTAGATGGGAACAAACAAAAAAAGACCAAAACATTACTCATATTCATGGCACAAGTGACCATGTATTTCCTATAAAAAACATAAACAATTGTATACAAATAGAAGGTGGTAGCCATATTATGATTATCACTAAAGCCAAAAAATTAACTAAAATCATTAACGATACTTTAACTAGTTAA
- a CDS encoding GNAT family N-acetyltransferase, with protein sequence MIFETERLIIRRLCVEDIDAFHKLESNVNVLKYATGNPKSYIENETELKTLILKYNTSKNGFWIYAIVRKTDNQFLGTVALVKDNLDDEIGYRFLEEFWKLGYGAEVCVGLITYCKKLKMDKIVGYVVDENIASSKILENNNFKIKNTFINDEGLAEKKYELYL encoded by the coding sequence ATGATTTTTGAAACGGAAAGGTTAATTATTAGAAGGCTGTGTGTAGAAGATATAGATGCATTTCATAAACTAGAAAGTAATGTAAATGTTTTAAAATATGCTACCGGAAACCCAAAGAGCTATATTGAAAATGAAACTGAGTTAAAAACGTTAATTTTAAAATATAATACCTCTAAAAATGGCTTTTGGATTTACGCTATTGTTAGAAAAACAGACAATCAGTTTTTAGGCACAGTGGCCTTGGTTAAAGATAATTTAGATGATGAAATAGGCTATCGCTTTTTAGAAGAATTTTGGAAACTAGGCTATGGAGCAGAAGTTTGTGTAGGTCTAATTACCTATTGTAAAAAACTTAAAATGGATAAAATTGTAGGCTATGTGGTAGATGAAAATATAGCTTCTTCAAAAATTTTAGAAAACAATAATTTTAAAATAAAAAATACTTTTATAAATGATGAAGGTCTAGCAGAAAAAAAATACGAATTGTATTTATAA